A window of the Catharus ustulatus isolate bCatUst1 chromosome 23, bCatUst1.pri.v2, whole genome shotgun sequence genome harbors these coding sequences:
- the CCR7 gene encoding C-C chemokine receptor type 7, which produces MDGGKQLKATLVFSLPLVFQFCAGDNVTDDYDSNSTIDYSMFEPLCEKKEVRNFRAAFLPAMYSLICLMGLLGNGLVMLTYVYYKRLKTMTDIYLLNLALADILFLLTLPFWATSAATYWLFGSFACKAVYCICKMSFFSGMLLLLSISIDRYFAIVQAASAHRLRPRMIFISKVTCTLIWLLAFILSIPELVHSGVNNSESNPRCSIIANDLQTFNTGIKVSQMVFGFLIPLLVMSFCYLIIIKTLLQARNFEKNKAIKVIIAVVIVFVVFQLPYNGVMLAKTISAFNQTSSCEESKKLDVADDVTYTLACFRCCLNPFLYAFIGVKFRTDLFKLLKELGCLSQERLWQLTSCRDSKRTSFAMETETTTTFSP; this is translated from the exons GCAAACAGCTAAAGGCCACCCTTGTTTTCAGCCTGCCGCTTGTTTTTCAG TTCTGTGCTGGGGACAATGTCACTGATGACTACGACTCCAACAGCACCATTGACTACAGCATGTTCGAGCCTCTGTGTGAGAAGAAGGAGGTGAGGAATTTCCGTGCTGCCTTCCTCCCAGCCATGTACAGCCTCATCTGCCTCATGGGGCTGCTGGGCAACGGGCTGGTGATGCTCACCTACGTCTACTACAAGAGGCTGAAGACCATGACAGACATCTACTTGCTGAACCTGGCTCTGGCAGACATCCTGTTCCTGCTGACCCTTCCCTTCTGGGCCACGAGTGCAGCCACATATTGGCTCTTTGGGAGCTTTGCCTGCAAAGCTGTGTACTGCATCTGCAAAATGAGTTTTTTCAGcgggatgctgctgctcctgtccatCAGCATCGACAGGTACTTCGCCATCGTCCAGGCAGCCTCAGCCCATCGCCTGCGTCCCCGGATGATTTTCATCAGCAAAGTCACCTGCACCCTCATCTGGCTCCTGGCCTTCATCCTCTCCATCCCTGAGCTGGTGCACAGCGGTGTGAACAACTCTGAGAGCAATCCTCGCTGTTCCATCATCGCTAATGACTTGCAGACCTTCAACACTGGCATCAAAGTGTCCCAAATGGTGTTTGGCTTCTTAATTCCCCTCCTGGTCATGTCTTTCTGCTACCTCATCATCATCAAAACGTTACTCCAGGCCCGTAATTTTGAGAAGAACAAAGCCATCAAGGTCATCATCGCCGTGGTCATCGTCTTCGTTGTCTTCCAGCTGCCCTACAACGGTGTCATGCTGGCCAAGACCATCTCAGCCTTCAACCAGACCAGCTCGTGCGAGGAGAGTAAGAAGCTGGACGTGGCGGATGACGTGACCTACACCCTGGCCTGCTTCCGCTGCTGCCTCAACCCCTTCCTCTACGCCTTCATCGGCGTCAAATTCCGCACCGACCTCTTCAagctgctgaaggagctgggctgcCTGAGCCAGGAGCGCCTGTGGCAGCTCACCTCCTGCCGCGACAGCAAGAGGACCTCCTTCGCCATGGAGACAGAGACAACCACCACCTTCTCCCCGTGA